Proteins found in one Mustela lutreola isolate mMusLut2 chromosome 12, mMusLut2.pri, whole genome shotgun sequence genomic segment:
- the IFNK gene encoding interferon kappa encodes MSTKPDVIRKCLWPACLVGLLITGILSLDCNLLHFHLRKVTWQNLRLLSSTSSSFPAECLSETKAFELPQEILSHTQPVKRYIKEAFYEMSIQAFNIFSQYTLKSTWESDYLKQIQIGLDQQLQYLEQCLEEEEQEKEDWKEMTEDGMNWSGALVPQLSSLELRRYFNRIDNFLKEKRYSHCAWEIIRAEIRRCFYYFQKFAARLRKK; translated from the coding sequence atgagcacaaagcctgacgtGATTCGAAAGTGTCTGTGGCCTGCATGCCTTGTGGGTCTCCTCATCACTGGCATCCTCTCTCTGGACTGTAACTTGCTGCACTTCCACCTGAGAAAAGTCACCTGGCAAAACCTGAGACTCCTAAGCAGTACGAGCAGCTCCTTTCCTGCAGAGTGCCTGAGCGAAACCAAAGCGTTTGAGTTGCCCCAAGAGATCCTGTCACACACCCAGCCTGTGAAAAGGTACATCAAGGAGGCCTTCTATGAAATGTCTATACAGGCCTTCAATATCTTCAGTCAGTACACCCTCAAATCCACTTGGGAAAGCGACTATCTGAAACAGATCCAAATCGGACTTGATCAGCAACTGCAGTACTTGGAACAATgcctggaggaagaggagcaggaaaAGGAAGACTGGAAAGAGATGACAGAAGATGGAATGAACTGGTCAGGAGCTCTGGTCCCCCAGCTGAGCAGCCTAGAACTGAGGCGGTATTTCAATAGGATAGACAACTTCctgaaagaaaagagatacaGTCACTGTGCCTGGGAAATCATCCGAGCGGAAATCAGAAGATGTTTCTACTACTTTCAGAAATTTGCAGCCCGACTCAGGAAGAAATAA